From Methanosarcina lacustris Z-7289, one genomic window encodes:
- a CDS encoding DNA polymerase yields the protein MSLLYLDIETDNSNGAGLDVFSSKIVTVQILLPSGNTIILKDPKSLDNVKPLLENNLVIGHNLKFDSKFLKHHFGVTLYNVHDTYLAEIILSGGLYAGKHGVTGLKDLVFRYCGQQMNKEEQQGFRCEVPLTQEQKQYAANDLKYLPEIFKQQQAKIKLLRLEGVINTEMKALPAIVWLELSGIFVDLERLNEIQKEIEAKRSKAEQSLYETFGTSKINLNSPQQLKKELNRLGIPVESTKAEELAKFDHPIIQKLKEYKEAEKLLNTFVGKLPNYINKKTGRIHADFFQLGAKSGRLSCTKPNLQQQPSKTLPEWRTIFKAPAGNKIITADYSQIELRILAQVSQDQEYIKAYKEGADLHKLTASKIFQKPINEVEKKDRSIAKTVNFGIAYGMWTFGLQKKLKAAGIEVTEKEAEGIIKGFYEAYPGVAKYLKHISTQGLRNLEVRNSAGRLMIFEKPEDDKARNSIKRESKNLPVQSLCADMLKTAMSNLFLRLEPMGVKFINTVHDELVFECTEALAEEVKEMVKIEMEKAGALFLTDLPSVAEVTVGDTWEK from the coding sequence ATGTCTCTCTTGTATCTTGATATCGAAACCGATAACTCTAATGGGGCAGGGCTTGACGTATTCAGCAGTAAAATAGTTACTGTGCAGATCCTTTTACCTTCTGGAAACACAATAATCCTGAAAGACCCTAAGAGCCTGGACAACGTAAAGCCGCTATTAGAGAACAACTTAGTAATAGGGCATAATCTTAAATTTGATTCTAAATTCTTAAAACACCATTTTGGGGTTACTCTCTATAATGTCCATGATACCTATTTAGCTGAAATTATTCTTTCTGGTGGGCTTTACGCAGGCAAGCACGGAGTTACAGGACTTAAAGATTTAGTATTTCGGTATTGCGGGCAGCAGATGAATAAAGAAGAACAGCAGGGCTTTAGATGTGAGGTCCCTCTTACCCAAGAACAAAAACAATACGCTGCAAACGATTTAAAATATCTGCCTGAAATATTCAAGCAGCAGCAGGCCAAAATTAAACTTTTAAGGCTTGAAGGTGTCATTAACACAGAAATGAAAGCCTTGCCTGCTATTGTATGGCTTGAATTGTCGGGTATATTTGTGGACTTGGAGAGACTCAACGAAATACAAAAAGAAATAGAGGCCAAGAGAAGCAAGGCTGAACAGTCTCTTTATGAAACGTTCGGAACGAGTAAAATAAACCTAAATAGCCCACAACAGCTTAAAAAAGAATTAAATCGGCTTGGTATTCCTGTAGAAAGCACTAAAGCTGAAGAATTGGCAAAATTTGACCATCCTATTATACAAAAACTGAAGGAATATAAAGAAGCTGAAAAACTGCTTAACACATTTGTAGGAAAACTTCCAAATTACATAAACAAGAAAACAGGTCGGATACATGCAGATTTTTTCCAACTCGGGGCTAAATCCGGTCGCCTGTCCTGTACTAAACCGAACCTTCAACAACAACCATCAAAGACCCTGCCAGAATGGAGAACTATTTTTAAAGCACCCGCAGGAAATAAAATAATAACGGCTGACTATTCCCAGATTGAATTAAGAATTTTAGCCCAAGTATCACAGGATCAGGAATATATCAAGGCATACAAAGAGGGAGCAGATCTCCACAAACTCACAGCCTCAAAGATATTCCAGAAGCCTATAAATGAAGTTGAAAAAAAAGATAGAAGCATAGCCAAAACTGTAAACTTTGGTATTGCTTATGGTATGTGGACCTTTGGCCTGCAAAAAAAGCTTAAAGCCGCAGGGATTGAAGTTACAGAAAAAGAGGCAGAAGGCATAATAAAAGGATTCTATGAGGCTTATCCTGGCGTTGCTAAATATCTAAAACACATAAGCACACAGGGGCTAAGGAATTTAGAAGTAAGAAACAGTGCAGGGCGATTAATGATATTTGAAAAACCAGAGGACGATAAAGCAAGGAATAGTATAAAGCGAGAATCAAAAAATCTGCCTGTACAGTCTCTATGTGCGGATATGTTAAAAACAGCAATGAGCAATCTCTTTTTAAGGCTTGAGCCTATGGGAGTGAAATTCATCAATACCGTGCATGACGAGCTTGTTTTTGAGTGCACAGAAGCCCTAGCCGAAGAAGTAAAAGAGATGGTAAAAATCGAAATGGAGAAGGCAGGAGCGCTGTTTTTAACTGATCTTCCATCTGTCGCAGAAGTCACGGTAGGTGATACTTGGGAAAAATAA
- a CDS encoding metallophosphoesterase, translating into MAIYVTGDTHGDMEIDRLSFKNWPVGKTLSRTDVVVILGDFWFGPGRTKSDDFWLDWLEDKPWTTLVVDGNHENFPILNSLPDGQAFGNTVGIIRPHVLHLRRGLIYDICGYRCLAIGGADSIDVAYRTKGVNWWPEESITHEDISRAEQSLELHGYNIDYVFSHTGPTAIVKRALHAAYGVDIDAPLLFDASSLQLDTLVPKLKFKRWFMGHLHTDSMFFDVNYYVLWKSIIKADFQI; encoded by the coding sequence ATGGCAATATACGTAACTGGCGATACCCATGGGGATATGGAAATAGATCGGTTGAGTTTCAAAAACTGGCCTGTCGGCAAAACGTTATCTCGAACTGATGTTGTAGTTATCCTGGGTGATTTCTGGTTTGGTCCTGGTAGAACAAAATCTGATGATTTCTGGCTGGACTGGCTTGAGGATAAACCATGGACCACACTTGTAGTAGATGGTAACCATGAGAATTTCCCGATTTTAAATTCTCTTCCTGATGGACAGGCATTTGGGAATACAGTAGGTATTATCCGTCCTCACGTTCTTCATCTGAGACGTGGTCTGATATACGATATATGTGGCTACAGATGTCTTGCAATAGGTGGGGCAGATAGTATTGATGTTGCATACAGGACAAAAGGCGTTAACTGGTGGCCAGAAGAGTCTATAACTCATGAGGACATCTCCCGAGCTGAGCAGTCTCTTGAATTACATGGGTATAATATAGATTATGTATTTTCTCACACGGGACCCACGGCAATTGTTAAAAGGGCATTACACGCTGCGTATGGTGTCGATATTGATGCACCACTTTTGTTTGATGCATCATCTTTGCAGCTGGATACACTGGTACCTAAACTGAAATTCAAAAGGTGGTTTATGGGGCATCTTCATACAGATAGCATGTTTTTTGACGTGAATTATTATGTACTCTGGAAAAGTATTATCAAGGCAGATTTTCAGATATAA
- a CDS encoding CRISPR-associated endonuclease Cas6, translated as MQINYTCVQYSDINLRIADSPKLRGYFGQKYKDNNIMHNHNGDKVMYRYPLVQYKVIQHGIPTLIGLGDGAELLLNVGVHEHELDIGGIKHDIGSAKIDTRTEDVGISDDIISYEFETPWLPLSQKNKLAYSAADIIEREDKLKSILIGNIITFSKGIHYQVPDTIRVSLNVNKIDAKYKGNNMLGFVGSFNCNFVLPDHIGLGQDVSYGFGTIVKAKKIEGM; from the coding sequence ATGCAAATAAATTACACATGCGTTCAATATTCAGATATAAATCTGAGAATTGCTGATAGTCCAAAGCTTAGAGGCTATTTTGGGCAAAAGTATAAAGATAATAATATAATGCATAACCATAACGGTGACAAAGTGATGTATCGTTATCCTCTGGTTCAGTACAAAGTTATACAACATGGTATACCCACACTAATCGGACTAGGCGACGGCGCTGAGCTATTATTGAACGTGGGAGTACATGAGCATGAACTGGACATTGGTGGGATAAAACACGACATCGGGAGCGCGAAAATAGACACAAGAACTGAAGATGTGGGGATTTCAGATGACATCATAAGCTATGAATTCGAAACCCCGTGGCTCCCATTAAGTCAAAAAAATAAACTTGCGTACAGTGCTGCTGATATTATCGAAAGAGAAGATAAACTGAAAAGCATTCTTATTGGCAATATTATTACATTCTCGAAAGGGATTCATTATCAGGTGCCGGATACGATTCGTGTGTCTTTAAATGTAAATAAAATTGATGCAAAATACAAGGGTAATAACATGCTAGGTTTTGTAGGAAGTTTCAACTGCAACTTCGTACTTCCAGATCACATTGGACTGGGACAAGATGTGTCGTATGGTTTTGGCACTATTGTAAAGGCAAAAAAAATTGAAGGTATGTAA
- a CDS encoding CRISPR-associated helicase/endonuclease Cas3, translating to MLTDATCTSFKFSLVSHTDPQQYLGDHLFNVADILVQIYDAHQHDVPDPELREALWKLGMSHDFGKATSYFQNDIKNPTGKRTKNPKKNHALISALFAYWYLPENYKMFGYLAVKRHHGDINNGHDEFSDLDKYEILKMQINDIKSNSETQRELECIYSIKLDDFFEFVTTENMLKIKQRFIHANLSTLEVFEFICNMYSKLLSADKLQLLLAKLRPLPKIPVLPDHKPYGYIENYKNDVRSKFLQKPPEYTDLKVFEMRDEIFEVLKREIPGVNLRAESFFSINIPTGLGKTFLAYYTALYFVNELERTTGVRSKIIYALPFMSVIDQNYDELVKAIKSNEGGKRPSDSDTLKYHSLTETDIYNTRDENDENVQYKNIDARFCNDNWQSNIVVTTFVQLFDTIFHLGDGSKSQRFHQLENSVIILDEIQAIDEKFYYAIREVFKLLASVYHIKFIFVTATMPLLIESHDLIPNSRGYFERLDRIVIHNHTQSDTYLDEFEKIVTKAITEKSDKSFLIVLNTIDSAKQVFEYIQKHTTGRKYIYLSTEIYPKERLKKIKEIKESKEKLIVVSTQLVEAGVDIDLGIVFRDFAPLSSLIQAIGRANRNGLNGEPSEVYLYKLKDRERDRYYYSYIYPSFLMEITKNILTELTIKESEIYELNQRYARAVNDCISPDKSADILKYIKELRLKKLRDEFKLIDDDYAYKYDIFIIGDERCEQLRQALKNIKRIKLTMNRFEYNGKIRHIFRELGEYRISIYASTYNEIKSHLDTESFQGAEFLPFESEAGVKLYSKETGIIKKRDNKD from the coding sequence ATGTTGACGGATGCAACGTGTACTTCTTTTAAATTTAGTCTGGTGTCCCACACAGACCCACAGCAATACCTGGGAGATCACCTGTTCAACGTTGCTGATATACTCGTGCAGATATACGATGCTCACCAGCACGACGTGCCTGACCCTGAACTGCGAGAAGCTCTGTGGAAGCTGGGCATGTCACACGATTTTGGGAAAGCTACCAGTTACTTCCAAAACGACATCAAGAACCCTACCGGAAAAAGGACAAAAAACCCTAAGAAGAACCACGCGCTCATCTCCGCTCTGTTTGCATACTGGTATTTGCCTGAAAACTACAAGATGTTTGGTTATTTAGCTGTTAAACGGCACCATGGAGATATTAACAACGGACACGATGAGTTCAGTGATCTGGATAAATATGAAATCCTAAAAATGCAAATCAATGATATTAAAAGTAATAGCGAGACGCAGCGTGAACTTGAGTGTATCTACAGCATAAAGCTCGATGATTTCTTTGAGTTTGTTACAACGGAAAATATGTTGAAAATAAAACAGCGATTCATTCATGCGAATCTTTCAACCCTAGAAGTTTTCGAATTTATTTGTAACATGTACTCCAAATTGCTGTCGGCTGATAAACTGCAGCTGTTGCTCGCTAAACTACGACCGCTGCCCAAGATACCGGTCTTGCCTGATCATAAACCGTATGGTTACATTGAAAACTATAAAAATGATGTTCGGAGTAAATTCTTACAGAAACCCCCCGAGTATACGGATTTAAAGGTCTTTGAAATGCGAGACGAGATCTTTGAGGTGCTGAAGCGTGAGATACCCGGTGTAAATTTGCGCGCAGAATCGTTTTTCTCGATTAACATCCCTACCGGACTTGGGAAGACATTCCTTGCATATTATACAGCACTGTACTTCGTAAATGAACTGGAAAGAACAACCGGGGTACGGTCGAAGATAATCTACGCATTACCTTTCATGAGTGTAATTGACCAGAACTACGATGAATTAGTTAAGGCAATTAAATCCAATGAAGGTGGTAAGCGGCCTTCGGATTCGGATACCCTGAAGTACCATTCGCTGACTGAAACGGATATCTACAATACACGGGACGAAAACGATGAAAATGTGCAGTACAAAAACATCGATGCGCGGTTTTGCAATGACAACTGGCAATCGAATATCGTTGTAACTACCTTTGTACAATTGTTTGATACCATTTTCCACTTAGGGGATGGCTCGAAATCACAGCGGTTCCACCAACTTGAAAATTCCGTAATTATCCTGGATGAGATCCAGGCTATAGACGAAAAATTTTATTATGCGATTCGTGAGGTATTCAAACTACTTGCATCTGTATACCACATTAAATTTATATTTGTTACAGCAACAATGCCGCTGCTAATTGAATCCCACGATCTTATTCCAAACAGCAGAGGATACTTTGAACGGTTAGACCGGATTGTGATTCATAACCACACGCAGTCGGATACATATCTCGATGAGTTTGAGAAAATCGTGACAAAAGCGATCACTGAGAAAAGTGATAAGAGTTTTCTGATTGTGCTCAACACGATAGATTCAGCCAAGCAGGTGTTTGAGTATATCCAGAAGCATACCACAGGCAGGAAATACATATACCTTTCAACGGAGATCTATCCGAAGGAAAGGTTGAAAAAAATAAAAGAAATCAAAGAGAGTAAAGAAAAACTTATTGTAGTCTCCACGCAGCTCGTAGAGGCTGGTGTAGACATCGATCTTGGAATTGTTTTCCGTGATTTTGCGCCGTTGAGTTCGTTAATCCAGGCGATCGGTCGTGCTAACCGAAATGGGTTGAATGGTGAGCCCAGCGAAGTATATCTCTATAAATTGAAAGATCGTGAGCGTGATAGGTATTACTACAGTTATATTTATCCGTCATTTTTGATGGAAATTACTAAAAACATATTGACTGAGCTGACAATCAAGGAGAGTGAAATCTACGAGTTGAACCAGAGATATGCCAGGGCAGTAAATGATTGTATAAGCCCGGACAAATCGGCTGACATATTAAAATATATCAAGGAACTCAGGTTGAAAAAACTGCGGGATGAATTCAAGCTTATAGATGACGATTATGCCTATAAATATGACATATTTATAATTGGCGATGAACGATGCGAACAGCTCAGGCAGGCGCTGAAAAACATAAAACGAATAAAGCTCACTATGAACAGATTTGAGTACAACGGTAAAATAAGACATATATTCCGTGAATTGGGTGAATACAGAATATCGATATACGCAAGTACATATAATGAGATAAAATCGCATTTGGATACCGAGAGCTTCCAGGGTGCTGAATTTTTACCTTTTGAAAGTGAAGCTGGTGTAAAGCTATACTCTAAGGAAACCGGGATAATTAAAAAGCGCGATAATAAGGATTGA
- the cas5b gene encoding type I-B CRISPR-associated protein Cas5b: protein MDCLVFTARGEHAMFRQPETTTSALTFSCIHPVATKGLVGAVMGLDNGMFGMNNAKLAVSRNELYESTLDMRVGIRVLKPVRKDTQNFSLVTMKSEHLFNFQSPMQFLRDVEYELFIAWDSKKLDKLETALKTRIYGITPYLGVSDFGAKLSFVKRCDAKLIENATAVDTVIPVRCIKSMKFSACSLNVETVNLFPTRNNELREYISRETVKFAFEGNRNCAINGDFDAEVYNVDGCNVYFF, encoded by the coding sequence ATGGACTGCTTGGTTTTTACAGCCAGGGGTGAACATGCCATGTTCCGTCAGCCGGAGACAACAACCTCCGCTCTCACCTTTTCGTGTATTCATCCAGTGGCTACGAAAGGGCTTGTGGGCGCGGTAATGGGGCTTGATAATGGTATGTTTGGGATGAATAATGCAAAGCTGGCAGTGTCCAGAAATGAACTGTATGAATCTACACTGGATATGAGGGTTGGGATACGAGTTCTGAAGCCTGTTCGAAAAGATACGCAAAATTTCAGCTTGGTTACCATGAAGTCTGAACATTTATTTAATTTTCAGTCACCAATGCAATTTTTGCGGGATGTAGAATATGAGCTTTTCATTGCTTGGGACAGCAAAAAGCTTGACAAATTGGAAACTGCTCTGAAAACTCGAATCTACGGAATTACACCGTATCTTGGTGTAAGTGACTTTGGCGCTAAACTAAGTTTCGTTAAGCGATGCGATGCAAAATTAATCGAGAATGCAACTGCTGTAGATACTGTAATTCCAGTAAGGTGCATCAAATCCATGAAATTTTCAGCGTGCAGTCTCAACGTTGAAACTGTGAATCTTTTCCCAACTAGGAACAATGAATTACGAGAATATATTTCACGGGAGACCGTGAAGTTTGCATTCGAGGGTAACAGGAATTGTGCAATTAATGGTGATTTCGATGCGGAGGTGTACAATGTTGACGGATGCAACGTGTACTTCTTTTAA
- the cas7b gene encoding type I-B CRISPR-associated protein Cas7/Csh2, which yields MTNSREYALIWDHKNDNPNGDMRNMNKPRRDDITGQLEIRPARIKRYIRDEWIGTGHNVLVKMGYDDEDGSTLSCENTIKPIKEEVKEELSNSKSDDKPADKKKKSSKSGKDEESGSKKAIPGLRAALLQRLLDNYIDTRLFGVVVTDASKELGSMCTVLGPLHVGWGKSVNTTEAKAVKGTSCFSSGDEVAGGNVSNEWVVPYSLFKASAVFNGQTAERQGINVTEVDLDAFRTGFINGLTNFKSTSKNPTPRMFVEVISNNHAVAGELSELVDAVYDCNDETLRSISQVTFDLAKLSEYGVANKAGIEKVNLYVRRGVNYINADASFNIIIF from the coding sequence ATGACAAACTCTAGGGAATATGCACTGATTTGGGATCACAAAAATGATAATCCAAATGGTGATATGAGGAACATGAACAAACCCCGACGTGACGATATTACAGGGCAACTTGAGATCCGTCCTGCAAGGATTAAAAGATACATCCGCGATGAGTGGATAGGTACGGGTCATAATGTTCTCGTGAAAATGGGGTATGACGATGAGGACGGGAGCACATTGTCCTGTGAAAATACGATAAAACCCATCAAGGAAGAAGTAAAAGAGGAACTGAGCAACAGCAAATCAGATGACAAACCAGCCGATAAAAAGAAAAAAAGTAGCAAGAGCGGTAAAGATGAAGAGAGTGGTAGTAAAAAAGCGATCCCAGGATTAAGAGCAGCACTGTTGCAGCGGTTGCTTGATAATTATATTGACACGAGACTATTTGGGGTTGTGGTCACCGATGCTTCAAAGGAACTCGGCTCAATGTGCACCGTGCTTGGTCCTCTACATGTTGGCTGGGGCAAATCTGTGAATACTACTGAAGCGAAAGCAGTCAAAGGAACCTCTTGTTTTTCCAGCGGCGATGAAGTAGCCGGTGGTAATGTTTCAAACGAGTGGGTTGTGCCTTATTCACTGTTTAAAGCTTCCGCCGTGTTTAACGGGCAGACAGCTGAACGACAGGGCATTAATGTAACTGAGGTTGACCTTGATGCATTCAGAACCGGCTTCATCAACGGGCTTACCAACTTTAAAAGTACGTCCAAAAATCCAACACCGAGAATGTTTGTCGAGGTTATCAGCAATAACCATGCAGTTGCCGGGGAACTTAGTGAACTTGTAGATGCCGTTTATGACTGCAACGATGAGACACTCAGGAGCATATCCCAGGTTACATTTGATCTGGCAAAACTCAGCGAATATGGCGTCGCCAACAAAGCCGGTATCGAAAAAGTTAATCTGTACGTTCGCAGGGGTGTAAACTACATAAATGCTGACGCCAGTTTCAACATCATAATTTTCTAA
- a CDS encoding TIGR02556 family CRISPR-associated protein, producing MLDYIRSIGQVVKNSEGESDRVGLFQKMDSETSESCDGIIDVNINDTADAHGNYVSVSATRAFTREVSKEGLFYVKSRTYIGAMLRQNQYQSDKNKEANKEAKKNEDVGVEPAKKRKREPKPSSNVSKCLQFLDLSMDRLDEVNSKLDAKIAEKVAENPKYNYVILFTRNGKKPFEIDSCRKKFIELYKRNILHATDTPGYCHLCNRLVNSRFESCGLGCYTNDKSVYYKTYGSEADRSLPFGVCDDCLADLLYGERFALQYLTVWWGGLKGEKVIFLPHQFNDDIKLTFETNLIGDTESNKGFLARIQTNEADVLGCIGTGDYAMDVIFISAPAGRSEWKIQCVIENVSTSRFAKIAKLQKIYQTRGGETSDGREIKIRNLQLKTIIYYLVGNFAEKKGFPAYEDIFATNEARYYLDVILHGVEINRREFFVHVMSIFWRYYARDKERECIMTIHRIYNFLVDCGCLQHGWNMPLYIGGENMVAPYLTIDELFERNPERFSSDFRKAWFLLGNVYGSIRRDMKSARSDRGGDYATKLVENAFITDRKFNMKDFNEIARVCWEYSCAHNTEHYIKTRLANAIDLIGTGSDVEGISPDEIALYFVWGQTQYIGKEKENEDTGDADENPDNNTTDEENSDKNDE from the coding sequence GTGCTGGATTACATTCGTTCAATTGGACAGGTTGTTAAAAACAGTGAAGGAGAATCTGATCGGGTTGGGTTATTTCAAAAAATGGACTCCGAAACTTCTGAATCTTGTGATGGCATTATTGACGTGAATATAAATGACACTGCGGATGCCCATGGTAATTATGTGAGCGTTTCAGCAACGCGAGCTTTTACACGGGAAGTATCCAAGGAAGGCTTGTTTTATGTCAAGAGCCGCACTTATATAGGGGCTATGTTACGGCAGAATCAGTATCAGAGCGACAAAAATAAAGAAGCAAACAAGGAAGCAAAGAAAAACGAAGATGTAGGCGTAGAGCCCGCGAAAAAAAGGAAACGCGAACCTAAACCTAGTTCGAATGTTTCGAAATGTCTGCAGTTTTTGGATTTATCGATGGATAGATTGGATGAGGTCAATTCAAAACTCGATGCTAAAATCGCGGAAAAGGTTGCAGAGAACCCGAAATACAACTATGTAATACTGTTTACGCGGAATGGCAAAAAGCCGTTTGAGATTGATAGCTGTCGCAAGAAGTTCATTGAATTATATAAAAGAAATATATTGCACGCTACAGATACACCCGGTTACTGTCATTTGTGTAATAGATTAGTTAATTCACGGTTCGAAAGTTGTGGTTTGGGCTGTTACACCAACGATAAATCGGTCTATTACAAAACGTATGGCAGTGAAGCCGATCGCTCACTACCCTTCGGTGTTTGTGACGATTGTCTGGCAGATCTGCTGTATGGTGAGCGGTTTGCTTTGCAATATCTCACGGTTTGGTGGGGCGGTCTTAAGGGTGAGAAAGTCATTTTTTTGCCTCATCAATTTAACGACGACATAAAACTCACATTTGAGACGAACCTGATAGGTGATACCGAATCGAATAAAGGATTTTTAGCTAGAATCCAGACTAATGAAGCTGACGTTCTGGGTTGCATAGGCACAGGCGACTATGCCATGGATGTAATATTCATTTCTGCCCCCGCAGGCAGATCGGAATGGAAAATACAGTGCGTCATAGAGAATGTATCGACCTCTCGCTTTGCGAAAATCGCAAAACTGCAAAAAATATATCAGACAAGAGGCGGTGAAACGAGTGATGGCAGAGAAATAAAAATCAGAAATCTGCAACTCAAGACAATAATATACTATTTAGTCGGAAATTTTGCCGAGAAAAAAGGGTTTCCCGCATACGAGGACATATTTGCAACTAATGAAGCTCGATACTATCTTGATGTAATTCTTCATGGGGTTGAGATAAACCGTAGAGAATTCTTCGTGCATGTAATGAGCATTTTCTGGCGTTACTATGCACGCGATAAAGAAAGGGAATGCATAATGACGATTCACAGGATTTACAACTTCCTTGTTGACTGTGGTTGTTTGCAGCATGGCTGGAATATGCCGTTATATATAGGTGGTGAAAATATGGTGGCTCCATATCTAACGATAGATGAATTATTTGAACGGAACCCTGAACGGTTTAGTAGTGACTTCAGGAAAGCCTGGTTTTTGCTCGGTAACGTTTACGGTAGCATACGCAGGGATATGAAATCGGCACGTAGCGATCGTGGCGGGGACTATGCAACCAAACTTGTTGAAAATGCCTTCATAACCGATCGAAAATTTAATATGAAGGACTTCAACGAAATTGCGCGTGTGTGCTGGGAATATTCATGTGCGCACAATACCGAGCATTACATTAAAACAAGGCTTGCCAATGCTATTGATTTAATTGGTACAGGTTCTGATGTTGAGGGCATCTCTCCTGATGAAATAGCTCTCTATTTCGTGTGGGGTCAAACTCAATACATAGGCAAGGAAAAAGAGAACGAAGATACAGGTGATGCGGACGAAAACCCAGATAACAATACAACCGATGAAGAAAATAGCGACAAAAATGACGAGTAA
- a CDS encoding TM2 domain-containing protein yields MTESKFCRECGAEIKENAEICPKCGVRQKMISSKNKTVAGLLALFLGGIGIHKFYMNKPLWGLIYILFCWTFIPSIAALIEGLMYLFESEEKFQGRLNPN; encoded by the coding sequence ATGACTGAATCTAAATTTTGCCGGGAATGTGGCGCAGAAATCAAAGAAAATGCGGAAATCTGCCCCAAGTGTGGCGTAAGACAAAAAATGATTTCTTCTAAAAACAAAACAGTTGCTGGATTATTGGCGTTATTCTTAGGAGGAATAGGAATCCATAAATTTTACATGAATAAACCATTGTGGGGGCTTATTTATATATTATTTTGTTGGACTTTCATTCCTTCAATAGCTGCACTTATTGAGGGGTTAATGTATTTATTCGAGAGCGAAGAGAAATTTCAGGGTAGATTAAATCCGAATTGA
- a CDS encoding helix-turn-helix domain-containing protein translates to MKDEELFGILIRDIRKNKFISQEKLAEKTGLDRSFISLIERGKRVPTLTTICKLSKALGIKASELLKLYEERIVHEDK, encoded by the coding sequence ATGAAAGATGAGGAACTCTTTGGGATCTTAATAAGAGATATTCGTAAAAACAAATTCATTTCACAAGAAAAACTAGCAGAAAAAACTGGTTTAGATAGATCGTTTATCAGTTTAATTGAAAGGGGAAAACGAGTTCCTACACTTACAACCATTTGTAAACTCTCCAAAGCCTTGGGTATAAAAGCCTCTGAGCTTTTAAAATTATATGAGGAAAGAATTGTACATGAGGATAAGTAA